A stretch of Carassius auratus strain Wakin unplaced genomic scaffold, ASM336829v1 scaf_tig00042958, whole genome shotgun sequence DNA encodes these proteins:
- the LOC113086212 gene encoding AF4/FMR2 family member 3, which translates to MSDRQPTPHRGQCRPRMSGRSSVHMEDRNMLRRMEKERRSQEVQLEETQYDGIAPLFNKPYKRIKDDELSSRIQRMLGSYEDGYDGPEDPALSYNRSTPFPQAQSGHTDHSRAASGESWDCFPALSPPAEPLSPLQSSDSDTGPSPDRCRPDAPPLTLAPPLNMHSKMDKVKKPTAYVRPMDGQDQVTSGSPELKPSLQSYEHFQDLKENSKPNLAPLQANDMVSGVRVEDILQEMTSWPPLLTTICSPTTAEPTKVLSTNEETHGLPALAHESSDKVQLESRCGSSSSSDSDSSSDTDSEKSGSPHKPTAPETINTQPQKEIDWDLGWWLERKGHQQNPRSPCDAIRPNSHDSSERTEAPGSQTCHSDPADSGKVSDLRQTVGSTIMCEDPLLESTSTHRPKHKRKNTAHHTDQKRKPADNNNISRQTHPPLLVKIQLNLLSRIPREPKAAPPHTENSSVSRRKRAMERDEKSSGKKQKLDKERKRSSSSQQNLHQSEAVENSNKMMKKKKKKSVKHSSGLPQDREPAAAPDGRKKKAETHGKKRGESHKDLLEKPPAAEARALLPDRRKLSVEDHLKEAKKLKHKADATTDKMAKALRYLEAALSFTESGLAMETEPQTPKSAYTMFSETLELIRFILKLKNYTDPAASAHERDFCVLCMRCQSLLQMAMFRSRREPALRHSRMLTDHFRSSSWSASPSVSRSGSLLIPQPVQQVAAAYVSITTLLLNAHHIWEQADQIALRGSGLLRELDSAVGPLSLTSSTSALVRYARHGLHWIRLDTQKPH; encoded by the exons TGTGCATATGGAGGATCGTAACATGTTGCGGCGGATGGAGAAGGAGAGACGGAGTCAGGAGGTGCAGCTGGAGGAGACGCAGTATGATGGAATCGCTCCTCTCTTCAACAAGCCGTATAAG AGAATCAAAGATGACGAGCTGTCGAGTCGCATCCAGAGGATGTTGGGTAGTTATGAGGATGGATATGATGGACCTGAGGACCCTGCACTTTCTTACAACCGTTCCACACCGTTCCCTCAGGCGCAGTCGGGACACACGGATCACTCCCGAGCCGCTTCAGGAGAGAGCTGGGACTGTTTCCCGGCCCTGTCCCCCCCAGCGGAGCCTCTGTCCCCTCTGCAGTCCAGTGACTCGGACACTGGCCCGTCTCCAGATCGTTGCAGGCCGGACGCACCTCCGCTGACCCTCGCACCACCGCTGAACATGCACAGTAAAATGGACAAGGTCAAGAAGCCCACAGCGTACGTGAGGCCGATGGACGGTCAGGATCAGGTGACCAGCGgctctcctgaactgaagccctCACTGCAGTCTTATGAGCACTTCCAGGACCTGAAGGAGAACAGCAAACCAAACCTTGCCCCTCTGCAGGCTAATGAT ATGGTGTCTGGTGTGCGTGTGGAGGACATTCTGCAG GAAATGACCTCATGGCCTCCACTGCTGACCACCATTTGCTCGCCAACCACAGCCGAGCCGACCAAGGTCCTCTCCACTAACGAG GAGACACATGGATTACCAGCCcttg CTCATGAATCATCAGACAAAGTTCAGCTGGAATCTCG atgcgGTTCCAGCAGCTCCAGTGACTCTGACAGCAGTTCAGACACTGACAGTGAAAAGAGCGGGAGCCCACATAAACCAACAGCCCCTGAGACAATAAACACACag ccacAGAAAGAGATTGACTGGGACTTAGGATGGTGGTTAGAAAGGAAGGGTCACCAGCAGAACCCTAGGAGCCCATGTGACGCCATCAGGCCCAACTCCCATGATTCCTCTGAAAGGACTGAGGCTCCAGGGTCACAGACTTGCCATAGTGACCCAGCTGACAGCGGCAAAGTGTCCGATCTCAGACAGACTGTGGGGAGCACGATCATGTGTGAGGATCCACTATTAGAGAGTACATCCACACACAGACCCAAACACAAGAGAAAGAATACAGCACATCACACAGACCAGAAGAGAAAACCAgcagacaacaacaacatcagcagACAAACACATCCACCGCTGCTGGTGAAGATCCAGCTGAACCTGCTCTCCAGGATCCCTCGGGAGCCCAAAGCAGCTCCGCCTCACACCGAGAACAGCAGCGTGTCGAGACGCAAGAGAGCG atggAGAGGGATGAAAAGTCTTCAGGGAAGAAACAGAAACTGGACAAAGAGAGAAAACGTTCATCTTCCTCTCAGCAGAACCTCCACCAATCAGA AGCCGTCGAGAACAGCAacaagatgatgaagaagaagaagaagaagagtgtGAAACACAGCTCAGGTCTTCCTCAGGACAGAGAGCCAGCCGCGGCTCCTGACGGCCGGAAGAAGAAAGCAGAGACTCATGGGAAG AAAAGGGGCGAGAGCCACAAGGATCTCCTGGAGAAACCTCCTGCAGCCGAAGCTCGAGCGCTGCTTCCTGATCGCAG GAAACTCTCAGTGGAAGATCATTTGAAGGAAGCCAAAAAGCTGAAGCACAAAGCAGATGCTACG ACGGATAAGATGGCTAAAGCGCTGCGCTATCTGGAGGCTGCGCTGTCGTTCACAGAGAGTGGCCTGGCCATGGAGACGGAGCCGCAGACGCCCAAATCTGCGTACACCATGTTCTCCGAGACGCTGGAGCTGATCAG GTTCATTCTGAAGCTGAAGAACTACACGGATCCGGCGGCCAGCGCTCACGAGAGGGATTTCTGCGTCCTGTG catgcGGTGCCAGTCTCTGCTGCAGATGGCCATGTTCCGCTCCAGACGAGAGCCAGCGCTCAGACACTCACGGATGCTCACCGATCATTTCAGA aGCTCGTCGTGGTCTGCGTCTCCCTCCGTGTCGAG GAGCGGCTCGCTGCTCATTCCTCAGCCGgtccagcaggtggcagcagCATACGTCAGCATCACCACGCTCCTCCTGAACGCTCACCACATCTGGGAGCAGGCGGACCAGATCGCTCTCCGAGGCAGCG gtttGCTGCGAGAGCTGGATTCAGCCGTCGGTCCTCTGAGTCTGACCTCCTCCACGAGCGCTTTAGTTCGATACGCTCGACACGGCCTGCACTGGATCAGACTCGACACACAGAAGCCACACTGA